A genomic region of Lodderomyces elongisporus chromosome 5, complete sequence contains the following coding sequences:
- the TMN2 gene encoding Transmembrane 9 super member 2 (BUSCO:EOG09261FH7) yields the protein MLQLLFVALVGFFASLTNAFYLPGVAPTDYKKGDPVPLLVNHLTPSLHHVSNQNKINSATYVYSYDYYYPKFHFCQPEGGPKKQSESLGSIIFGDRIFNSPFEIKMLEPLKCQRLCTSKYPKADSVFVNRNIRAGYNHNWLVDGLPVASILQDRRTNSEFYGAGFHIGEVDKDQRAVLYNHFDIEVEYHKRSDDIYRVVGVTAAAMSLDRSELEDETDADKLCSFEDLQQVHLEKDKDTEVLFTYTVNFKESPVAWATRWDKYLHVYDPKIQWFSLINFSLIVLILGIVITHILIRTLKNDIVKYNEVNLDDDISDESGWKLVHGDVFRPPPQRMLLSVLVGSGVQIFFMAFVTIIFALFGLLSPSNRGALSTFMLIVYIGSSILSSFVSGYLYRFLGGDNWKLNLVLTPVLVPGILFGIFVFLNFFLISVDSSGAVPMGTMVAVIFIWFAISLPLSIAGAILASKRPLLDVPVRTNQIPRQVPQQPWYLRSIPVMFISGIFPFGSIAVEMYFIYSSLWFNKIFYMFGFLFFCFLLMILTTCLITVLMVYYTLCSENYKWQWKSIFIGGGCAIYVFIHSLFLMGGEKLGGFTSMVLYTGYSIVISLLVFLCCSSVGFISSLFFVRKIYGQIKID from the coding sequence ATGCTACAGTTGCTTTTTGTTGCACTTGTTGGCTTTTTTGCAAGCTTAACAAATGCGTTTTATTTACCTGGTGTAGCGCCAACCGATTATAAAAAGGGTGACCCGGTTCCGCTATTGGTCAATCACTTGACTCCATCATTGCACCATGTTTCcaaccaaaataaaatcaacTCCGCCACATATGTTTACTCTTACGACTACTACTATCCCAAATTCCATTTCTGTCAGCCCGAAGGTGGTCCAAAGAAACAGCTGGAGTCGCTCGGTTCGATCATCTTTGGAGACCGTATTTTCAATTCCCCATTTGAGATTAAAATGCTTGAGCCTTTAAAGTGTCAAAGATTGTGTACGAGCAAATACCCAAAGGCTGATTCAGTGTTTGTTAACAGAAACATTAGAGCTGGATACAACCACAATTGGCTCGTTGATGGACTTCCAGTTGCAAGCATATTACAAGACCGTCGTACCAATAGTGAGTTTTACGGTGCAGGTTTCCATATCGGTGAAGTAGACAAGGATCAACGTGCTGTTTTGTATAACCATTTTGATATCGAAGTGGAATACCACAAGAGATCAGATGATATCTACCGTGTCGTTGGTGTGACCGCTGCTGCAATGTCATTGGATAGATCTGAGTTGGAGGACGAAACTGATGCCGATAAACTATGCAGCTTTGAAGATTTACAACAGGTGCACTTGGAAAAGGACAAAGACACCGAGGTTTTGTTTACTTACACCGTCAACTTCAAAGAGAGTCCAGTTGCTTGGGCTACAAGATGGGACAAGTACCTCCACGTATACGATCCCAAGATTCAATGGTTTTCTTTAATCAACTTCTCTCTTATTGTGTTAATCCTAGGCATTGTTATTACCCACATCTTGATCAGAACCTTGAAGAACGATATTGTTAAATACAATGAGGTGAACTTGGATGATGACATCAGCGATGAAAGTGGCTGGAAATTGGTTCATGGTGATGTGTTTagaccaccaccacaaagAATGCTTTTGTCTGTTTTGGTTGGTAGTGGTGTTCAAATCTTTTTCATGGCGTTTGTCACCATCATTTTTGCCTTATTTGGATTATTATCGCCATCAAACAGAGGTGCTTTATCCACATTCATGTTGATTGTTTACATTGGAAGTAgtattctttcttcctttgtGTCAGGATACTTGTACAGATTCCTTGGTGGCGACAACTGGAAATTGAACTTGGTGCTCACACCAGTACTCGTCCCGGGTATTTTGTTTGGAATCTTTGTATTccttaatttctttttgatttcagTCGACTCATCCGGCGCCGTGCCAATGGGAACCATGGTTGCTGTGATCTTTATCTGGTTTGCCATTTCACTCCCCTTGTCCATTGCTGGTGCAATTTTGGCTTCCAAGAGACCTTTGCTCGATGTTCCAGTGAGAACAAACCAAATTCCAAGACAAGTGCCTCAACAACCATGGTACTTGAGACTGATCCCAGTCATGTTCATTAGTGGTATTTTCCCATTCGGCTCGATTGCAGTGGAGATGTATTTCATTTACTCTTCGTTGTGGTTCAACAAGATCTTTTACATGTTTGgattcttgttcttctgcttcttgcTCATGATTTTGACAACTTGTTTAATCACAGTGTTGATGGTTTACTATACATTATGCTCAGAGAATTACAAATGGCAATGGAAATCTATATTCATTGGTGGAGGATGCGCCATCTATGTCTTTATCCATTCGTTGTTCTTGATGGGTGGTGAGAAGTTGGGAGGGTTCACTTCCATGGTTTTGTACACCGGGTACTCCATCGTCATCTCACTCCTTGTGTTCCTCTGCTGCTCAAGTGTTGGTTTCATTAGCAGTTTATTCTTTGTGAGAAAAATCTACGGTCAAATCAAGATTGACTAG